Proteins encoded by one window of Amaranthus tricolor cultivar Red isolate AtriRed21 chromosome 4, ASM2621246v1, whole genome shotgun sequence:
- the LOC130811312 gene encoding mediator of RNA polymerase II transcription subunit 12 isoform X1, with amino-acid sequence MHRYHAGSCASAVNNNTALGGVSSRDSSVRSDSSSLSSNFSVNSRRVPPLAPYRLKCEKEPLNSRLGPPDFHPQNFNCLEETLTKEYVQSGYRETVEGLEEAKEISVTQINNFSKPVVLKCKEAIRKRLRAINESRAQKRKAGQVYGEPLSGTLLSKPGVFPEQKSYGEDFKKRWIEGLSQYHKSLRSLVDHVPYGYRKKFLFDVLIRNNVPLLRATWFIKINYLNQIKPGSSSVSSGSPDKTQLSRTEIWTKDITDYLQCLLDELFSKGNSHSVPPNRDRSQQMLYTSSMQQKCDPASLPMDSGEPSLHFKWWYVVRLLNWHHAEGLVLPSQVIDWVFLQFQDKDLLQVMQFLLPIIYGLLETLTSCQSYVRKLVDITLRFLKEPSMSGSDLVNNPRRAYTCSALVEMLQYLILSVPDTFVGLDCFPSPHLLMFKESDGSFLSRLPVDEHLKTNPEEVSHAPRDKYSDAKYPPSWFRRVVSSIQKRATYLAKAASPGFSGQNVAKVVQVLDKALVQGEVGEAYVLLFEGLSDSSVHEGWIAEVSPCLRSSLKEMQFVSSSLIHSVFLLCEWCTCEFRDFRSSPIHDVRFTGRKDFSQLYVAVRLMKLKMREIQRSYQGSKASDKRVGGLSFDRKINWRKLEKNCVETSDFFESPGPLHDIVVCWMDQHEAQKGEGSKRVQLLLIELTRFGIFSPLAYARQLLVSGIMDKNGPVADPDRRRRHCMILKQLSVSCMHDVFDESQSADRSLLLEAIHIYSNERRLLLRGILRDEHTQKKNANVAPKMKRKRSDSQRDHASSPSVYQLKTLQSLSDVSQNKSKKNDPNLEELKLSILDVLLLPKSAANVVADESQVSLKRSAGLITSKLDISEGTPGCEECRRMKRQKLDEDKYSFLQGSSSNVIDEDNWWARKEPKSLDSLKVDRPIKLSKQTIRSRLKSVRKTQSLAQLAASRIEGSQGASTSHVCDNKVGCAHHGPVPEGDVLKSADGSRATNVADIVLIGKMLKRLKFAEKRSISAWLISYVKQIVEETERVSVKGAQLHRPLSGVDEKSSARWKLGEDELSVILYLMDMCCEVPSAIRFLIWLFPKALGNLNTPGGRSMLMLPRNVESHACEVKEPFLLSAIRRYENIIAAVDLVPQILSSAMHRAATVLASNGRLLGSPTFLYARYLLKKYGNVNSVIEWEKTFKVTCDQRLVSELESSKLQNGEYGFTFAVPAGVDDLDDFIRQKIGSNRLSRTGMNMREIVQRFVDDAVQVLFGKERKLFGPGAQKNAGIDKWDEGYQIAQQIISKLMESIRLTGGAAQEGDPSLVSSAVSAIVGNVGLAIAKMPDFTAVSNYSNIPAPTGSLSFARRVLRIHINCLCLLKEALGERHSRAFEIALATEATSALAGVLSPSKGARGQYQMSPDTHESAMNVSNDVPNNSAKVAVGRATKIAAAVSALIIGAIIHGVSSLERMVTVFRLRESLDLVHFVRSSRSHSNGNARSSGAQKMETTLEVYIHWFRLLVGNCRTVSDGVIVDLLGEPSLLALSRMQRTLPINLVLPPAYSLFAFMVWRPFIFSISTGSREEIPQLLQSLSLAISDAIKHMPFRDICLRDTHGFFDLVTSDATDAEFAAILELNGSDKHLKAKAFIPLRARLFLNALVDCKLPHSLSLQDDGGRLSGANELKVQFGESETKISDRLVRALDTLQPAKFHWQWVELRLFLSELILITKLDSSDKQSIAEVIRSLPPNSDKGGSQENENSFIPIVLTRLLARPDAAPLLSEVVHLFGRSLEDSMLLYVRWFLEGSDVLFGRKSIRQRLVNFAESKSFSTKAQFSKPWGWCNSSSDALGSRGDKRRFETPSVEEGEVVEDDFKRHGKGGSKMSDHEGLNTSQQFVTERALVELVLPCIDQSSDDSRIRFASELIKQMNNIEQQISGVISGSGKQTGSSPSGSEISTNKASGRKSMKGSSPGLHRRTTTVAADSSPSSPAALRASVSLRLQLLVRLLPTICADGDPSGRSSRFMLASVILRLLGSRVVYGDMDFSLNTGRGSPVTEAELQMETCAEVSFDLSGKNLFEWLLLVLHALLSSSQTSWLRTKSSFKVAPTKDFTGFDREALENLQMELDRMQLPDAVRWRIQAAMPVLAANARTVISCQPPPLSSTILASLQSSFSFPYNQAHLLPKNSVPSIRTATSVATLGKSKSAALQPDFDLEVDPWMLLEDGAGSCPSSSNTAVMGGGDHANLRASSWLKGAVRVRRTDLTYIGAVDDDS; translated from the exons ATGCACCGTTATCATGCTGGTAGTTGCGCTAGTGCTGTTAATAACAACACTGCTCTTGGAGGTGTTTCCAGCAGAGACTCGAGTGTTCGAAGTGATTCGTCATCGTTGTCTTCGAATTTCTCTGTAAACTCGAG GCGGGTTCCACCACTTGCTCCATACAGATTGAAGTGTGAGAAAGAGCCACTCAATTCTCG CCTCGGCCCACCAGACTTCCATCCTCAAAATTTTAATTGCTTGGAAGAGACTCTAACCAAGGAGTATGTGCAATCTGGATACAGAGAAACTGTCGAGGGACTTGAG GAAGCTAAAGAGATCTCGGTCacacaaattaataatttttcaaaGCCTGTTGTACTTAAATGCAAAGAG GCCATTAGAAAACGTCTTAGAGCTATTAATGAGTCTCGTGCTCAGAAGCGTAAG GCTGGCCAAGTTTATGGGGAACCACTTTCTGGTACCTTGTTGAGTAAGCCTGGTGTTTTTCCAGAGCAGAAGTCTTATGGTGAAGACTTCAAGAAGAGGTGGATTGAG GGCTTATCTCAATACCACAAAAGTCTTCGGTCTCTTGTTGATCATGTTCCTTATGGCTATAGGAAGAAGTTTTTATTTGATGTTCTTATCAGAAACAATGTTCCCTTGCTTAGAGCAACATGGTTTATTAAAATCAACTATCTCAACCAG ATTAAGCCAGGATCTTCCAGTGTCTCTTCCGGATCTCCTGACAAAACTCAGTTGTCTCGTACTGAGATTTGGACAAAGGATATCACTGATTATTTGCAGTGTCTTCTGGATGAGCTTTTCTCAAAAGGTAACTCTCATTCTGTTCCACCAAATCGAGATCGATCACAGCAAATGTTATACACTTCATCAATGCAACAAAAGTGTGATCCAGCTTCACTGCCCATGGATTCTGGGGAGCCATCATTGCATTTTAAGTGGTGGTATGTGGTGCGCCTTCTTAATTGGCACCATGCTGAAGGACTTGTTCTTCCTTCTCAAGTGATTGACTGGGTCTTTCTGCAGTTTCAG GATAAGGATTTGCTTCAGGTTATGCAGTTTCTGCTCCCAATCATATACGGACTACTAGAAACCCTAACTTCATGTCAGAGTTATGTGCGTAAACTTGTGGACATCACTCTGCGTTTTCTCAAGGAACCTTCCATGAGTGGTTCTGATCTTGTCAATAATCCTAGGAGAGCATATACTTGTTCTGCTCTTGTTGAGATGCTTCAATACCTCATACTGTCTGTGCCGGATACATTTGTTGGTCTGGATTGCTTTCCTTCGCCTCACCTGTTGATGTTCAAAGAAAGTGATGGATCATTTCTTTCTAGGTTACCTGTAGATGAACACCTGAAGACTAATCCTGAAGAAGTTTCCCATGCTCCAAGAGACAAGTATTCTGATGCTAAATATCCACCATCATGGTTTAGACGTGTAGTTTCATCAATTCAGAAACGAGCTACTTATCTGGCAAAGGCTGCAAGCCCTGGTTTTTCTGGACAGAATGTTGCTAAAGTTGTGCAGGTGTTGGATAAAGCTCTTGTGCAAGGAGAGGTTGGAGAGGCGTACGTGTTACTGTTTGAAGGTCTGTCTGATTCCTCTGTGCATGAAGGTTGGATTGCAGAAGTAAGCCCATGCTTAAGATCATCATTGAAGGAGATGCAATTTGTTAGCTCTTCATTAATTCATTCTGTATTTCTTCTCTGCGAATGGTGTACTTGTGAATTTAGAGATTTCAGAAGTTCACCCATACATGATGTAAGGTTTACCGGAAGAAAAGATTTTTCTCAACTTTATGTTGCTGTTAGGCTAATGAAACTGAAAATGAGGGAAATACAAAGATCATATCAGGGTAGTAAAGCTTCTGATAAAAGGGTAGGTGGACTAtcttttgacagaaaaatcaatTGGAGAAAGCTAGAAAAGAATTGCGTAGAAACATCAGATTTTTTTGAAAGCCCTGGCCCCTTGCATGATATTGTAGTATGCTGGATGGATCAACATGAAGCACAAAAAGGTGAGGGTTCTAAGCGTGTCCAGTTACTTCTCATTGAACTCACTCGGTTTGGAATTTTCTCTCCATTGGCATATGCAAGGCAGTTACTTGTTAGTGGGATCATGGACAAAAATGGCCCTGTTGCTGATCCAGACAGACGGAGGAGGCATTGCATGATCTTGAAACAACTTTCTGTTTCCTGTATGCatgatgtttttgatgaatcaCAAAGTGCTGACAGATCACTCCTGTTGGAAGCAATTCATATCTACTCTAATGAAAGGCGTCTTCTTCTTCGTGGAATACTTCGCGATGAGCATACACAAAAAAAGAATGCTAATGTTGCACCCAAGATGAAGAGAAAGCGCTCTGATTCTCAAAGGGATCATGCTTCATCTCCTTCCGTATATCAGTTGAAAACATTGCAGTCATTGTCTGATGTGTCTcaaaacaaaagtaagaaaaatgATCCGAACCTCGAAGAATTGAAACTCTCTATTCTAGATGTCTTGCTCCTGCCAAAATCTGCTGCCAATGTCGTAGCAGATGAATCTCAAGTGAGTCTGAAAAGGTCCGCTGGGCTCATTACTAGCAAGCTAGATATTTCTGAAGGAACTCCTGGTTGTGAAGAATGTCGAAGGATGAAACGACAGAAGTTGGATGAAGATAAATATTCATTCCTTCAAGGTTCCTCATCAAATGTTATAGATGAAGATAATTGGTGGGCCAGAAAAGAGCCAAAATCTCTGGATTCTTTGAAAGTAGATCGACCGATTAAGCTAAGCAAACAGACGATAAGAAGTAGACTGAAGTCTGTGCGTAAAACACAAAGCCTTGCCCAACTTGCTGCTTCAAGAATTGAGGGGAGTCAGGGAGCATCTACGAGCCATGTTTGTGATAATAAGGTAGGATGTGCTCACCATGGGCCAGTTCCAGAAGGGGATGTGCTTAAATCTGCTGATGGGAGCAGAGCTACAAATGTTGCAGATATTGTTTTAattggaaagatgttgaagcgACTGAAGTTTGCAGAAAAGAGGAGCATATCTGCTTGGCTAATTAGTTATGTGAAGCAGATTGTTGAAGAAACGGAAAGAGTGTCTGTCAAGGGTGCCCAGCTGCATAGACCTTTATCTGGTGTTGATGAAAAGAGCTCTGCAAGGTGGAAGCTTGGTGAGGATGAATTGTCTGTCATACTTTATTTGATGGACATGTGTTGTGAAGTACCCTCAGCAATCAGATTTCTTATTTGGCTGTTTCCTAAGGCTCTTGGTAATTTAAATACCCCTGGTGGGAGGAGTATGCTGATGTTGCCAAGGAATGTGGAAAGCCATGCATGTGAAGTGAAGGAGCCATTTCTCTTATCAGCTATTCGAAG GTACGAGAACATTATTGCTGCAGTTGATCTGGTTCCTCAAATCTTGTCGAGTGCAATGCATCGTGCTGCAACTGTTTTGGCCTCCAATGGAAGGCTTTTAGGTTCACCAACATTCTTATATGCTAGGTATTTGCTGAAGAAGTATGGCAATGTGAACAGTGTGATAGAATGGGAGAAAACTTTCAAGGTAACATGCGACCAGAGGCTTGTTTCTGAACTTGAATCTAGTAAATTGCAAAATGGAGAATATGGCTTCACTTTTGCTGTTCCAGCTGGTGTTGATGATCTTGATGATTTTATTCGGCAAAAAATAGGCAGCAATCGATTGTCTAGAACTGGTATGAATATGAGGGAAATTGTGCAAAGATTTGTTGATGACGCAGTTCAAGTTCTTTTTGGCAAAGAAAGAAAACTTTTTGGGCCTGGTGCTCAGAAGAATGCTGGAATAGATAAATGGGACGAGGGTTATCAAATAGCTCAGCAAATTATTAGTAAGCTAATGGAATCCATTAGGCTGACAGGTGGTGCTGCTCAAGAAGGGGACCCATCTTTGGTGTCTTCTGCTGTTTCTGCAATTGTTGGCAATGTTGGGCTTGCTATTGCGAAAATGCCTGATTTCACAGCAGTCAGTAACTATTCTAACATTCCAGCTCCAACCGGGTCACTGAGTTTCGCTCGTCGAGTTCTGCGGATACATATAAATTGTTTGTGCCTACTCAAGGAAGCTCTTGGTGAGAGGCATAGCCGTGCATTCGAGATAGCCCTTGCAACTGAGGCCACTTCAGCCCTTGCTGGAGTTCTCTCTCCAAGTAAAGGTGCTCGAGGTCAATATCAGATGTCACCTGATACTCACGAGTCGGCTATGAATGTGTCAAATGATGTGCCAAATAATTCTGCAAAAGTTGCTGTTGGAAGGGCAACAAAGATTGCTGCCGCTGTGTCAGCTCTAATCATTGGGGCAATTATTCATGGGGTCTCTAGTTTGGAGAGAATGGTAACAGTCTTTAGACTTAGAGAAAGTTTAGACTTGGTACATTTTGTGAGGAGTTCTAGATCCCACTCCAATGGAAATGCTAGATCTTCTGGGGCCCAAAAGATGGAAACTACGCTTGAAGTTTATATTCATTGGTTTAGGCTACTTGTTGGGAATTGTAGAACAGTTTCTGATGGTGTTATAGTAGACCTTCTTGGTGAACCCTCTCTGTTGGCTCTTTCTAGAATGCAGCGGACACTTCCTATTAACTTGGTGTTACCTCCAGCTTATTCACTGTTTGCCTTTATGGTCTGGAGGCCTTTTATCTTCAGTATCTCCACAGGAAGTCGCGAGGAGATTCCCCAGTTGCTGCAATCTTTATCATTAGCTATAAGTGATGCAATAAAACATATGCCTTTTCGAGATATTTGTCTGAGAGATACTCATGGTTTCTTTGATCTTGTTACTTCTGATGCTACAGATGCCGAGTTTGCAGCCATTTTAGAGTTGAATGGCTCCGATAAACATTTAAAGGCTAAAGCGTTTATCCCTCTGCGTGCCAGGCTTTTTCTTAATGCGTTAGTTGACTGTAAATTGCCACATTCTTTGTCTTTACAGGATGATGGTGGCCGATTGTCTGGGGCTAATGAGCTTAAGGTTCAATTTGGGGAAAGTGAAACTAAGATTTCAGACAGGCTTGTACGTGCATTGGATACCTTACAACCTGCTAAATTTCATTGGCAGTGGGTGGAGCTTAGGCTTTTTCTTAGTGAGCTAATCCTCATTACTAAACTTGATTCTAGTGATAAACAATCAATTGCGGAGGTCATCCGCTCCCTTCCGCCTAATTCTGACAAGGGTGGTTCTCAGGAGAATGAGAATAGCTTCATTCCGATTGTTCTTACTAGGTTATTGGCAAGACCAGATGCTGCTCCCTTACTTTCAGAAGTAGTGCACCTTTTTGGAAGATCATTGGAGGATTCAATGTTGTTATATGTTAGGTGGTTCTTAGAAGGATCGGATGTGCTTTTTGGAAGGAAATCTATTAGGCAGCGGCTTGTGAACTTTGCAGAAAGTAAGAGCTTTTCTACCAAGGCTCAATTCTCAAAACCTTGGGGCTGGTGTAATTCTAGTTCTGATGCTTTAGGATCTAGGGGAGATAAAAGGAGATTTGAAACTCCATCTGTTGAAGAAGGTGAAGTTGTTGAAGATGATTTCAAAAGACATGGTAAAGGTGGTTCGAAGATGTCGGATCATGAAGGTCTCAACACAAGCCAGCAGTTTGTGACAGAGAGAGCTCTTGTTGAGTTAGTTCTTCCTTGCATCGATCAAAGTTCTGATGATTCTCGCATTAGGTTTGCAAGTGAACTGATTAAGCAGATGAATAATATTGAGCAACAAATCAGTGGGGTTATTTCTGGATCCGGTAAACAGACAGGATCATCTCCTTCTGGATCTGAAATCTCTACTAATAAGGCTAGTGGTAGAAAAAGCATGAAAGGAAGTAGCCCTGGCTTACACCGGAGAACAACAACTGTAGCTGCTGATTCAAGTCCATCCTCACCTGCCGCTCTGCGGGCATCTGTATCATTACGGCTGCAGCTCCTTGTGAGATTGCTTCCTACTATTTGTGCTGATGG GGATCCCTCTGGTCGCAGTTCCAGATTCATGCTTGCATCAGTTATTCTCCGTCTTCTTGGAAGTAGGGTCGTCTATGGAGATATGGACTTTTCTCTCAACACTGGGCGAGGATCGCCGGTGACGGAGGCAGAGTTACAGATGGAAACCTGTGCTGAAGTTTCATTCGATTTATCAGGGAAGAACTTATTTGAGTGGTTGTTGCTAGTGTTACATGCACTACTAAGTAGTTCTCAAACTAGTTGGCTCAGAACAAAATCTTCATTCAAAGTTGCTCCAACTAAAGACTTTACTGGCTTTGACCGCGAGGCATTGGAGAACTTACAg ATGGAGTTGGACCGGATGCAATTGCCTGATGCAGTACGGTGGCGTATTCAGGCAGCCATGCCAGTTCTTGCAGCTAATGCACGGACTGTTATATCTTGCCAACCTCCTCCTCTTTCATCTACCATTCTCGCTTCACTTCAATCCAGTTTCTCATTTCCATATAACCAAGCACACCTGTTGCCGAAGAATTCAGTGCCATCTATTCGTACTGCTACATCTGTTGCCACGCtgggaaaatcaaaatcagcTGCTTTACAACCAGATTTTGATTTAGAGGTTGACCCATGGATGCTTTTGGAAGATGGGGCTGGTTCATGCCCTTCGTCAAGCAACACTGCAGTAATGGGTGGTGGTGATCATGCTAACCTTAGAGCATCCAGTTGGCTGAAAGGCGCCGTCAGAGTGAGACGGACTGATCTCACATACATTGGTGCAGTGGATGATGATAGTTAA